The Chloroflexota bacterium genome contains a region encoding:
- a CDS encoding Uma2 family endonuclease, giving the protein YREPTPQGYASTQVLAPGESISPLAFPALQMSVGMVFGR; this is encoded by the coding sequence TACCGCGAGCCGACGCCCCAGGGGTACGCCTCCACGCAGGTGCTGGCGCCCGGCGAGAGCATCTCACCGCTGGCCTTCCCTGCGTTGCAGATGTCCGTTGGCATGGTGTTCGGTCGGTAG